A genomic segment from Capra hircus breed San Clemente chromosome 7, ASM170441v1, whole genome shotgun sequence encodes:
- the LRG1 gene encoding leucine-rich alpha-2-glycoprotein, whose protein sequence is MEKREATMSSRNPERKQSLVGWDSHLSRLFLLLLFVVSAQGVAPNPEACLVSSSVNGSSISCQPPAQIPHSLPADTIFLAVEFFNLTQLPADFLQGVPNLQELHLSSNGLEDLSPKFLLPVPQLKVLDLTRNSLTRLPPGLFRISAALGTLVLKGNQLKFLEASWLHGLKALRHLDLSENNLHSLPPGLLENFPDLLTLDLSNNYLQTLPPDLLRGPLNLERLHLEGNRLQVLGEGLLAPQPKLRYLFLNDNRLASVAAGAFRGLQKLDMLDLSNNLLTTVPTGLWTSLGKAARNLKDGFDISSNPWICDQNLADLYRWLVANEDKMFFRNHTRCSGPEALKGQRLLAVAESH, encoded by the coding sequence cctggtgggctgggacTCCCATCTTTCTAGACTCTTCCTGTTGCTGCTATTTGTAGTCTCAGCCCAGGGGGTCGCCCCAAATCCTGAAGCCTGTCTGGTGTCCTCCTCGGTCAATGGCAGCTCCATCTCCTGCCAGCCACCTGCCCAAATCCCCCACAGCCTCCCTGCTGACACCATCTTTCTGGCCGTGGAGTTCTTCAACCTGACTCAGCTGCCTGCcgacttcctccagggggtccctAACCTCCAGGAACTCCACCTTTCCAGCAACGGACTGGAGGACCTCTCCCCCAAGTTCCTGCTGCCCGTGCCCCAACTAAAGGTGCTCGACCTGACACGCAATTCCCTGACCCGGCTGCCCCCTGGCCTCTTCCGGATCTCAGCTGCCCTCGGCACCCTGGTGCTGAAGGGAAACCAGCTGAAGTTTCTGGAAGCTTCATGGCTGCACGGCCTGAAAGCCCTACGTCATCTAGACCTGTCTGAGAACAATCTCCACTCCCTGCCCCCTGGGCTCCTGGAGAATTTCCCCGACCTGCTCACCCTTGACCTTAGCAATAACTACCTGCAGACGTTGCCCCCTGACCTTCTGAGGGGCCCCTTGAACTTGGAACGGCTGCATCTGGAGGGCAATAGACTGCAGGTGCTCGGAGAGGGCCTTCTGGCACCCCAGCCAAAACTGCGCTACCTCTTCCTGAACGACAACAGGCTGGCCTCGGTGGCAGCCGGTGCCTTCCGAGGTCTGCAGAAACTGGACATGCTGGATCTCTCCAACAACTTGCTGACCACAGTGCCCACGGGCCTCTGGACCTCCCTGGGGAAGGCTGCCAGGAACCTGAAGGACGGCTTTGACATCTCTAGTAACCCCTGGATCTGTGACCAGAACCTGGCTGATCTCTATCGTTGGCTGGTAGCCAATGAAGATAAGATGTTCTTCCGGAATCACACACGCTGTTCCGGCCCTGAGGCCTTGAAGGGCCAGAGGCTCCTGGCTGTGGCTGAGTCCCACTGA